The DNA window TGATCGTGACCAGTTGCTCGCGCTGGCCGTTGGGCACCGAGATCGCCGCGGCGCGCCCGGCCGTGATCTCCTGGATGGTGGCCTCGATGTCGTCGGGGTAGTGGTTGCGCCCGTCCACGATCAGCAAATCCTTGATGCGGCCGACGATGAACAACTCGTCGTCGGAGATGACCCCCAGGTCACCGGTGCGCAGCCAGGGACCCTCCGGTGTGCCCGGCGACGGGCCGGCGATCCGTCCCCCGAAAGTCCTTGCCGTCAGCTCCGGGTTGCGCCAGTAACCGCCGGCGACGTTCTCCCCGTGCACCCAGATCTCGCCGACCTTGCCGGCCGGGTTCTCCTGGCACGTCCCGGGGTCGACGATCCGCGCGGTGCAGGCACGCGAGCGGCCGTGGCCGACGAGCTCGGAGCCCCCGCCGCTCTCGTCGAGACGCTCGGCGTAGCCGCTCGACAGCTTCTCGTAGTCGAAGCGGGCCGTTACCGGGGCACGCCCCGGGGTCGACGACGCGACGTACACCATCGCCTCGGCCAGCCCGTAGGACGGCTTCAACGCGGTGCCGGGCAGGTTGAACGACGCGAAGCGTTGCGTGAAGCGCCGGATCGTCGCGGCGTGAATCCGCTCGGCACCGCTCAGGATCGTGTGCACGTTTCCGAGGTCGAGGCCGGCCATGTCCTCGTCCTTGGTCCGCCGCGCGGCCAGCTCGAACGCGAAGTTCGGTGCGGCGGAAAAAGAGTGGTGGGCAGCCAGCATCTGGATCCACCGCGACGGCTTCTGCAGGAACGCCGTCGGACTGGTCAGCACCGCGGGGAACCCCCGCAGCACGGGGGCCACCACGCCGAGCAGCAGACCCATGTCGTGGTAGAAGGGGAGCCACGACACCATCGTGATGTCCGGCGGTGGCACCTTCCCGTTGTCCTCGAAGTAGTCGTCGATCACCTGGTCGAGGTTGGCGATGACGTTGCGGTGTGTCACCACGACCGCCGCCGGTG is part of the Mycobacterium sp. HUMS_12744610 genome and encodes:
- a CDS encoding AMP-binding protein; translation: MLVGDWSIPAVLRENASREPDAAAFTFIDYELDPRGYSETLTRSEVQRRVQALAGELASCGSPGDRVAICAPQGLDYIIGFLGAMAAGYIAVPLPVPQFGTHDERVAAAVNDSAPVAILTTSDSVDDVVSCARDVAGRAPAVIELDALDLDIGAGAASRESATPKTKVALLQYTSGSTRAPAAVVVTHRNVIANLDQVIDDYFEDNGKVPPPDITMVSWLPFYHDMGLLLGVVAPVLRGFPAVLTSPTAFLQKPSRWIQMLAAHHSFSAAPNFAFELAARRTKDEDMAGLDLGNVHTILSGAERIHAATIRRFTQRFASFNLPGTALKPSYGLAEAMVYVASSTPGRAPVTARFDYEKLSSGYAERLDESGGGSELVGHGRSRACTARIVDPGTCQENPAGKVGEIWVHGENVAGGYWRNPELTARTFGGRIAGPSPGTPEGPWLRTGDLGVISDDELFIVGRIKDLLIVDGRNHYPDDIEATIQEITAGRAAAISVPNGQREQLVTIIEFKKRGNEGGGAVDVRTVKQRVKTAVSESHSLRVADVVVVPPGSIPITTSGKIRRSACAEQYLQDKFAEMQIPA